A single window of Aspergillus flavus chromosome 4, complete sequence DNA harbors:
- a CDS encoding pleiotropic drug resistance proteins, ABC superfamily, with protein MALPREERSLHGHANIHVNQTTGPAIDKAESSDTIGADSEDGIEQEGQAKITTLARTLSRISQTNSGTEGLNPFLNTSDPELDPNSDQFNSRKWTKNLLHITSRDPERYPRRTAGVSFRNLNAFGYGTAADYQATVSNVWLKAAGWLRGLFGNGNKVRIDILRNFEGFINSGEMLVVLGRPGSGCSTFLKTIAGETHGLWLDKGTDIQYQGISWDEMHSRFRGEVMYQAETEIHFPQLTAGDTLLFAAKARAPANRLPGVSRDQYATHMRDVVMAMLGLTHTMNTLVGNEFIRGVSGGERKRVSIAETTLCGSPLQCWDNSTRGLDSSTALEFVKNLRLSTDYTGSTAIVAIYQASQAIYDVFDKVIVLYEGRQIYFGRARDAKRFFIEMGFDCPERQTTGDFLTSLTSPTERLVRKGYEHLVPRTPDEFAARWRDSLERKQLLADIEAFQNEFPLGGSKKEEFSRSRAAEKAKNTRASSPYTLSYSMQIKLCLQRGFLRLKGDMSMTLSTVIGNSILALIISSVFYNLNETTDSYFSRGALLFFAILLNAFASALEMLTLWQQRPIVEKHDKYALYHPSAEAISSLIVDLPAKALVSIVFNLILYFMTNLRRTPGHFFVFYLFSVTTTLTMSNVFRWIAAVSRSLAQAEVPASIFMMILMIYTGFTIPVRDMHPWFRWLNYINPIAYSFESLMINEFAGRKFHCATYVPSGPGYDNAPLDSKICSGKGAVAGQDYIDGDRYLEVAFEYYPSHLWRNFGILLGFLFFSLVAYIVASELVRAKPSKGEILVFPRGKIPAFAKKVHREADPEDVLTSEKLKVGSEQDDHVGAIVKQTSIFHWQDVCYDIKIKGQDRRILDHVDGWVKPGTLTALMGVTGAGKTSLLDVLANRVTMGVITGEMLVDGRMRDDSFQRKTGYVQQQDLHLETSTVREALIFSALLRQPASTPRKEKLAYVEEVIKMLNMEEYAEAVVGVLGEGLNVEQRKRLTIGVEIAAKPDLLLFFDEPTSGLDSQTAWSICSLMRKLADHGQAILCTIHQPSAILMQQFDRLLFLAKGGKTVYFGDLGPNMRTLIKYFEDKGSPKCPPNANPAEWMLEVIGAAPGSRADQDWSDVWKHSRERAQVQQELLQMKQELLQRPQPPRTAGYGEFAMPLWAQFFICLQRVFQQYWRCPSYIYAKAAMCIIPPLFIGFTFWREPTSIQGMQNEMFSIFMLLVIFPNLVQQMMPYFAMQRSLYEVRERPSKAYSWKAFMLASIVVELPWNMLMAVPAYFCWYYPIGLFRNAYPTDSVTERGGTMFLLVLIFMLFTSTFSSMMIAGIDHPETASNIAQLMFSMCLIFCGVLASPDVLPRFWIFMWRASPFSYLVGSVLAVGIAGAPVHCSDIEVLHIPPPGGQHCSGYLEAFTTMAKSTLLNPEADSDCQVCSLSTTDQFLAGVHIKYSELWRNVGILFVYIVFNTVAAVFLYWLVRVPKKRALKKAKKE; from the exons ATGGCACTGCCTCGCGAGGAGCGTTCATTGCATGGCCACGCAAATATTCATGTGAACCAAACCACCGGGCCAGCGATTGACAAAGCAGAGAGCTCGGATACAATCGGAGCTGATTCAGAGGACGGCATCGAGCAAGAGGGACAGGCCAAGATCACTACATTAGCACGAACCTTGTCGCGTATTTCTCAGACTAATAGCGGCACCGAAGGACTCAACCCGTTTCTCAATACCAGTGACCCTGAATTGGACCCGAACTCAGACCAATTCAACTCTCGAAAATGGACCAAGAACCTCTTGCACATAACCTCGCGGGACCCTGAGCGCTACCCCCGTCGCACTGCAGGGGTCTCGTTTCGAAACCTCAACGCATTTGGCTATGGAACGGCAGCTGACTATCAGGCTACGGTATCAAATGTCTGGCTCAAAGCAGCGGGTTGGCTCCGAGGCCTATTCGGCAATGGGAACAAGGTTCGGATCGATATTCTGCGCAACTTCGAAGGCTTTATCAACAGTGGGGAGATGCTGGTGGTGCTAGGCCGACCTGGAAG TGGTTGCTCAACCTTCCTGAAAACTATCGCTGGTGAAACACATGGGCTGTGGCTCGATAAGGGAACTGATATTCAGTATCAAGGGATCTCATGGGACGAGATGCATAGTCGATTTCGTGGAGAGGTGATGTACCAGGCAGAAACAGAGATTCATTTTCCACAACTTACTGCCGGGGACACCCTTCTTTTTGCTGCAAAGGCTCGAGCACCAGCAAATAGACTCCCTGGTGTGAGCCGTGATCAATATGCGACACATATGAGAGACGTTGTCATGGCTATGTTAGGTCTTACCCATACCATGAATACACTAGTAGGAAACGAGTTCATTCGGGGTGTCTCAGGAGGCGAGCGCAAAAGAGTTAGCATTGCAGAAACCACACTCTGTGGGAGCCCGCTACAATGCTGGGATAATAGCACGCGAGGATTAGACAGTTCGACTGCTCTCGAATTTGTCAAAAACCTACGTCTATCTACGGACTACACTGGATCCACGGCCATCGTGGCAATTTACCAGGCGAGTCAGGCTATTTATGATGTCTTTGATAAAGTCATTGTTCTTTACGAAGGCCGCCAGATATATTTCGGTCGTGCCCGCGACGCAAAACGGTTTTTTATCGAAATGGGGTTTGACTGTCCAGAAAGACAGACTACTGGAGACTTTCTAACATCCCTGACCAGTCCGACAGAAAGGCTGGTTCGTAAGGGATATGAGCACCTAGTCCCTCGTACACCAGATGAATTTGCCGCGCGATGGAGGGACAGTCTGGAAAGAAAGCAACTCTTGGCTGACATCGAGGCATTTCAGAATGAATTCCCCTTAGGGGGAAGcaagaaggaggaattcAGTCGTTCTCGTGCCGcggagaaagccaagaacACCAGGGCTTCCTCCCCTTACACCTTGTCATATTCGATGCAGATCAAGCTTTGCCTTCAAAGAGGGTTTCTACGTCTCAAGGGCGATATGAGCATGACACTATCAACCGTAATCGGCAATAGTATCCTGGCACTAATCATCTCAAGTGTGTTCTATAACTTGAACGAAACGACAGACAGTTATTTCTCCCGAGGTGCATTGTTATTCTTTGCGATCTTGTTGAATGCTTTCGCCAGCGCCCTCGAGATGCTTACTCTATGGCAACAACGGCCAATCGTCGAAAAACACGATAAATATGCGCTTTACCACCCATCAGCCGAAGCAATTAGCTCCCTGATTGTTGATCTCCCGGCTAAGGCACTGGTCTCCATAGTATTTAATTTGATTCTTTACTTTATGACGAACTTGCGTCGGACACCCGGGCATTTCTTTGTATTCTATCTGTTCTCCGTGACAACAACATTAACTATGTCCAACGTGTTCCGCTGGATAGCTGCAGTTTCTCGGTCGTTGGCGCAAGCAGAAGTACCTGCTTCAATCTTCATGATGATACTGATGATCTACACGGGCTTCACTATTCCGGTCCGGGATATGCACCCTTGGTTTCGATGGCTCAATTACATCAATCCAATCGCA TATTCCTTTGAATCCCTCATGATCAATGAATTCGCCGGCCGCAAATTCCATTGTGCGACGTACGTGCCGTCCGGTCCAGGATATGACAATGCTCCTCTCGACTCAAAGATTTGTTCCGGAAAGGGTGCCGTGGCAGGCCAGGATTATATAGACGGTGATCGCTATCTCGAGGTGGCCTTCGAATACTATCCCTCGCACCTATGGCGTAACTTTGGCATCCTTCTGGGGTTCCTGTTCTTTTCGCTGGTCGCCTACATTGTCGCCAGTGAGCTTGTGCGTGCCAAGCCCTCGAAAGGAGAGATCCTGGTCTTCCCTCGCGGTAAAATACCCGCTTTTGCAAAGAAGGTCCATCGGGAAGCGGACCCAGAAGATGTTCTCACATCAGAGAAGCTGAAGGTTGGCAGTGAGCAGGACGATCATGTCGGTGCCATTGTCAAACAAACATCAATATTCCATTGGCAAGACGTTTGCTATGACATCAAGATCAAGGGTCAGGACCGTCGAATCTTGGATCACGTGGATGGGTGGGTTAAGCCGGGGACCCTCACAGCTCTAATGGGTGTGACCGGAGCTGGCAAAACCTCTCTCCTCGATGTTCTGGCTAATCGGGTAACTATGGGAGTGATCACTGGTGAGATGCTAGTGGACGGGCGCATGCGTGACGATTCTTTCCAGCGTAAAACAGGCTACGTCCAGCAACAGGACTTGCATTTAGAGACAAGTACTGTTCGGGAAGCCCTTATTTTCAGTGCTCTGCTCCGTCAGCCCGCGAGCACTCCACGGAAGGAAAAGCTAGCATATGTAGAGGAGGTTATCAAGATGCTCAATATGGAAGAGTACGCTGAGGCGGTGGTCGGCGTCCTCGGTGAGGGGCTCAATGTTGAGCAGCGCAAGCGGCTGACAATCGGAGTCGAGATCGCAGCCAAACCGGATCTTCTACTCTTCTTTGACGAACCTACCTCCGGTTTGGATAGCCAAACTGCGTGGTCAATATGCTCCCTCATGCGCAAGCTTGCCGATCATGGCCAAGCCATCTTATGTACAATCCACCAGCCCTCGGCCATCTTGATGCAGCAGTTCGATCGGCTACTGTTCTTGGCAAAAGGAGGCAAGACTGTCTACTTTGGCGACCTGGGCCCCAATATGAGAACCTTGATCAAGTATTTTGAGGATAAAGGTTCACCAAAGTGCCCGCCAAATGCCAATCCTGCGGAGTGGATGCTTGAAGTCATAGGCGCAGCCCCTGGCTCTCGGGCGGACCAAGACTGGTCAGATGTTTGGAAACACAGCCGTGAGCGTGCTCAGGTACAACAGGAACTGCTACAGATGAAACAGGAACTCCTGCAACGACCCCAGCCCCCTCGAACAGCTGGGTATGGAGAGTTTGCGATGCCCCTGTGGGCACAGTTCTTCATTTGTCTCCAGCGAGTATTCCAGCAGTACTGGCGCTGCCCGTCATACATCTATGCCAAGGCAGCCATGTGCATTATTCCG CCTTTGTTTATCGGCTTCACGTTCTGGAGGGAACCTACCAGCATACAAGGCATGCAAAATGAGATGTTTTCTATCTTTATGCTGCTTGTCATCTTCCCCAATCTGGTTCAACAGATGATGCCATATTTTGCGATGCAGCGTTCCTTATACGAAGTGCGGGAGCGTCCATCGAAAGCCTACTCATGGAAAGCATTCATGCTCGCAAGTATTGTGGTTGAGCTTCCATGGAACATGCTGATGGCTGTGCCTGCGTACTTCTGTTGGTATTATCCAATTGGCCTTTTCCGCAACGCCTATCCAACAGACTCGGTAACAGAGCGTGGTGGCACGATGTTCCTTCTTGTCTTGATCTTTATGCTGTTCACGTCCACGTTTAGCTCGATGATGATTGCAGGCATCGACCATCCGGAAACCGCTAGCAACATCGCCCAGCTAATGTTTTCGATGTGTCTCATCTTTTGTGG TGTACTTGCAAGTCCAGACGTCCTACCTCGGTTTTGGATATTCATGTGGCGCGCATCACCGTTTTCCTACCTCGTGGGCTCCGTCTTGGCGGTAGGCATAGCCGGGGCTCCAGTTCATTGCTCGGATATCGAGGTGCTTCATATACCACCTCCCGGAGGCCAGCATTGCTCGGGCTATCTCGAAGCCTTTACCACGATGGCGAAAAGCACGTTGCTCAATCCTGAGGCTGACAGCGACTGCCAAGTATGTTCCTTGTCCACGACGGATCAATTTCTGGCGGGGGTGCATATCAAATACTCGGAGCTATGGCGTAACGTCGGGATCTTGTTTGTGTATATTGTTTTCAACACGGTAGCCGCAGTCTTTTTGTACTGGCTGGTCCGCGTTCCGAAGAAGAGGGCTCTtaagaaggccaagaaggaatga
- a CDS encoding putative carboxyphosphonoenolpyruvate mutase, which translates to MTLTQTTPYPFPFTTNPTNQPTTKGAPRDETLTLKNVRGKIPSIQASTLRTMMLEAHSDPTKIIAHACSYDGLSSRLVQEAGFPIVFLAGYAVASSYGLPDTGYIAMAEMCDKIQEAVRATDIPVMADGDTGYGSPMNVKRTVESFAAAGAAGIMIEDQTWPKRCGHTKGKSVVSRGEAYARVQAAVDARNNGQDIFILARTDSLIHGWEEAMARAKEFKRIGVDAVFVEALPDREAMQKCVQELQLPVFANIIEGGLTENLSAKDLAELGFSAVAYPWTLVAAKLKSIRDTLEALKRSMTTGAPPMILGYAEVCEGVGFNKYWVSLLVVLRWLSLKMFANCGLGSGGEV; encoded by the exons ATGACTCTCACCCAGACAACCCCCTAccccttccccttcaccaccaacccaacaaACCAACCCACAACCAAGGGCGCCCCCAGAGACGAAACTCTCACCCTCAAGAATGTCCGCGGTAAAATACCCTCCATCCAAGCCTCGACCCTCCGCACCATGATGTTGGAAGCGCACTCCGACCCCACAAAGATTATCGCCCACGCCTGCTCGTACGATGGCCTCTCCTCGCGCCTGGTGCAGGAAGCCGGCTTCCCCATTGTCTTCCTGGCAGGCTACGCCGTGGCCAGCTCCTATGGACTCCCGGATACGGGATACATTGCTATGGCGGAGATGTGCGATAAGATCCAGGAAGCCGTGCGCGCAACGGATATTCCTGTTATGGCGGACGGGGATACTGGGTATGGAAGTCCGATGAATGTCAAGAGGACGGTTGAGAGTTTTGCTGCGGCCGGTGCGGCGGGCATTATGATTGAGGATCAGACTTGGCCGAAAC GATGCGGCCacacaaaaggaaaatccGTTGTGTCGCGAGGCGAAGCCTACGCCCGGGTTCAAGCAGCCGTTGATGCCCGTAACAACGGTCAGGACATATTTATTCTGGCCCGTACCGACTCCCTAATCCACGGATGGGAGGAGGCCATGGCCCGCGCAAAGGAGTTCAAGCGCATTGGTGTGGACGCTGTATTCGTCGAAGCCTTACCCGATCGCGAGGCGATGCAAAAATGTGTCCAGGAACTGCAACTGCCTGTCTTTGCTAATATCATTGAGGGTGGGCTAACAGAGAACCTGTCAGCCAAGGATCTGGCTGAGCTCGGGTTCTCCGCTGTTGCGTATCCGTGGACGCTTGTAGCggcgaagttgaagagcATCCGGGACACGTTGGAGGCGTTGAAGAGGAGTATGACTACTGGGGCACCGCCGATGATTTTGGGCTATGCGGAGGTTTGTGAGGGAGTAGGGTTTAACAAATATTGGGTAAGTCTGCTCGTGGTTTTGCGGTGGCTGTCCTTGAAGATGTTTGCTAACTGTGGTTTAGGATCAGGAGGTGAAGTATGA
- a CDS encoding putative C2H2 finger domain protein has protein sequence MDDPNSFTDFQHSSTQDYELFPDADFADSMLCQRTAEIQRQISHVDHTMKTPWLSSSMPLSTPGVHLTQTASPYSMEASAFPMGSDISSPFGGAYSSSGAESPQSNNWRNMGCYMSPPSSCADTMLPLDHWGSCSPGPSGNVESSIAPSQIVQNYPVPIPIAAELELEAELDPELDPRLDTEPLPVNEPTPVHSHNMHQHSQLDPTNETLSYLGAGQAPDQDSFTLPSPPRVPANNNTGQKTTMCHNHGSKKSSRRKETLTSNSVRVCRTSSKSKTKKGTRPRRTFVCTFSRYGCTSSFTSKNEWKRHVTSQHVQLGFYRCDVGQCNVNNPSKGRPMSCTNDFNRKDLFTQHQRRMHAPWAKSKQATEEEKQQFDATLEAVRTRCWHEQRRPPSRSACGFCGEEFAGFQSWNQRMEHVGRHYEKGDVALDSEKEDIALRDWAIQEGILSWGGGRWKLASHR, from the coding sequence ATGGACGACCCCAACTCTTTTACCGACTTTCAACATTCCTCAACCCAAGACTACGAACTCTTCCCAGACGCGGACTTTGCTGATTCCATGCTCTGCCAACGAACTGCTGAAATCCAACGCCAGATATCCCATGTCGACCACACCATGAAGACTCCGTGGCTTTCCTCGTCCATGCCTTTATCGACCCCAGGTGTGCATCTAACCCAAACTGCTTCACCATACAGCATGGAGGCCAGCGCCTTTCCTATGGGGTCCGACATTTCCTCACCATTTGGTGGTGCCTACTCATCGTCCGGAGCTGAAAGCCCCCAAAGCAATAACTGGAGGAACATGGGATGCTACATGTCGCCGCCTTCCAGTTGCGCGGACACGATGCTTCCACTCGATCACTGGGGTTCTTGCTCACCAGGCCCTTCTGGAAATGTTGAGTCCTCTATTGCACCATCTCAGATAGTGCAGAACTATCCCGTGCCCATACCGATAGCCGCCGAACTCGAACTCGAGGCTGAACTCGATCCTGAACTCGACCCTCGACTCGACACCGAGCCCTTGCCCGTCAACGAGCCAACCCCAGTGCATAGCCATAACATGCACCAACACAGCCAACTCGATCCTACCAACGAGACACTTAGCTATCTCGGCGCAGGACAAGCGCCTGACCAGGACTCGTTTACCTTGCCTAGTCCCCCACGTGTGCCGGCAAACAACAACACTGGCCAGAAAACGACAATGTGTCACAATCACGGCAGCAAGAAGAGTTCCCGGAGGAAAGAAACCCTTACTTCCAACTCTGTCCGCGTTTGTCGGACGTCCTCCAAAtcaaagaccaagaaaggCACCCGGCCCCGACGAACCTTTGTTTGCACCTTCTCTCGCTATGGATGCACTAGCTCCTTTACTTCTAAGAATGAGTGGAAGCGACATGTGACATCACAGCATGTCCAGCTAGGATTTTATCGCTGTGATGTGGGCCAGTGCAACGTTAACAATCCGAGCAAAGGCAGACCTATGAGCTGCACCAATGACTTCAACCGCAAAGATCTCTTCACCCAGCACCAGCGTCGGATGCACGCGCCCTGGGCCAAGTCTAAACAAGccaccgaggaggagaaacaACAATTTGATGCGACGCTGGAGGCGGTGCGCACTCGGTGCTGGCATGAACAACGCCGACCGCCCTCACGCAGCGCATGTGGCTTCTGTGGAGAGGAGTTCGCTGGCTTTCAAAGTTGGAACCAACGGATGGAGCACGTTGGTCGCCATTACGAGAAGGGTGATGTCGCTCTGGATTCAGAGAAAGAGGACATTGCTCTACGTGACTGGGCTATCCAGGAAGGAATCTTGTCCTGGGGGGGCGGCAGGTGGAAACTCGCTTCTCACCGTTAG